A region of the Primulina eburnea isolate SZY01 chromosome 7, ASM2296580v1, whole genome shotgun sequence genome:
CTTACTATAAATTCGGGTACGCTGCTGATCCCTCTGAGAATAGGTACGTTGGTGATGTTGTGGGTTTTGAGAAGAACGATGGgattactgtttataatattcCGCAACACGAGCAGAAGAAGCGGAAGCTTGAGAAGAAGAAAGAGATGATGGAGGAGAATGACCAAGTGGTTGATGCGGTGGAGGTGGACAATCCCGCGAGTGAGACTTGGTTGATGAATAATAGGAAGAGCCCGTGGGCGGGGAAGAAGGAGGTGGTGCAAGGTGAGTTGACGGAGGAGCAGAAGAAGTACGCGGAGGAGCATGCAAAGAAGAAAGCTGAGAAGGAAGGGGTTGAGAGGGAGAAAGGGGAGTCTCACCTTGATAAGAGTACGTTTCATGGAAAAGAGGAGAAAGATTATCAGGGGAGGTCTTGGATTGCGCCGCCTAAGGACGCGAAGGCCAGTAATGATCATTGTTATATACCCAAGAAATTGGTTCACACTTGGAGTGGTCATACTAAGGGGGTTTCGGCCATCAGATTTTTCCCCAGGCATGGTCATTTGATACTGTCCGCTGGAATGGATACAAAGGTGAAGATATGGGACGTGTTTAATTCGGGGAAATGCTTGAGAACCTACATGGGGCACAACAAGGCCGTGAGGGATATTTACTTTACTAATGATGGGACAAAGTTTCTGTCTGCTGGTTATGATAAGAATATAAAGTATTGGGATACAGAGACTGGACAAGTGATATCCACTTTTTCGACTGGGAAGATTCCCTACGTTGTGAGGCTTAACCCGGATGATGATAAGCAGAACATACTTCTGGCAGGGATGAGTGATAAGAAGATTGTACAGTGGGATATGAATTCAGGGCAGATCACACAGGAGTATGATCAACATTTAGGGGCGGTAAATACAATAACTTTTGTGGATGATAATAGAAGGTTTGTGACTTCAAGTGATGACAAATCGCTGCGGGTATGGGAGTTTGGGATTCCGGTGGTTATCAAGTATATTAGTGAGCCGCACATGCACTCGATGCCTGCTATTTCTCTGCATCCAAATAAAAACTGGCTTGCTTGTCAGAGTTTGGATAATCAGATACTTATATACAGTACCAGGGAGAGGTTCCAGCTGAATAAAAAGAAGAGGTTTGCGGGCCACATAGTTGCTGGCTATGCTTGTCAGGTCAACTTTTCACCGGATGGGAGATTTGTAATGTCAGGAGATGGCGAAGGGCGGTGCTGGTTTTGGGATTGGAAGAGTTGTAAAGTATTTAGAACTCTCAAGTGCCATGATGGAGTTTGTATTGGTTCTGAGTGGCATCCCCTGGAGCAAAGTAAAGTGGCAACCTGTGGCTGGGATGGCTTGATCAAATACTGGTAAAAATTCTGATCTTGGTTGAGTATGAACCATCTTTTTAATTAATGCTATATATATGTTaaacattcaaatatttttttggaaACTAGTCGAGGATCTCGTTACGGCCTCATGGCAGTAGTTCTAGACCATTTTAGCAAATGTGAGTGATTGGGAGTTGGTGTGACAGATGTTGGCATTTTGGATAGTTTTTAATGACATAGTTCTTTTGGGATACTGAACGATACAATTTCATATCAGACTGGTGTTTAGTTTAAGGCCTTTGCTAAATTTCAATTTAAGTATTCTGTGCTCTCTTCAAAATAAGTGGTCAAATTTGGGGACATAACTAGGAGTAAATTTACCATCTGCTTATGGGAAAAAACCAGGCAACGTTTGGTTTTGATTTTTATATTTTGGAAAATATGTTAGAGAAATGATTTTGGAAATTAAAAGATGGGTTTGGTTTTATTTTCCGATGAGATAatttttattgtttgtatcAAATCACGTAGGAGTATTTAGGTAGATATTATTAAATACTATTTGAATTGATGTTTTCGTGGATGGACTAGAGtgaagtattttaaaatatgatatagtCATTAAAAATGTTTTTGTATTAACTTGTTTTGGGAATTGAGAAAATTTTAGTTAAATGTAAGGACTTTGTGGAAAGTAGATTTTTGGTAAAAGGATTaagaatgaatgatattttcAGGAACGAAAGATAGGTTTTAGAAATTAAACCTGGCATTAGGCAGCTTTCCTGGATTTTGGTGCTGTAGCCGAATAGATAGCGAGATAGCTCCATTTTGGAGATTCTTTTGCAGTTGTTTATTTCACATGAGACTGGATGCCTATATCAAACAATGAGACTAGATACACAAAAGTTACAGCCCTATAT
Encoded here:
- the LOC140837137 gene encoding uncharacterized protein; the encoded protein is MDLLLSSYAGEDSPPHGSSDPDSSPTRIPLPSKSAAPNVDDTMLSLTVSGQAHSQVHKPLDPTQHVVSFNPTYDQLWTPIVGPAHPYAKDGLAQGLRNHKLGFVENASIEPFVFDEQYNTYYKFGYAADPSENRYVGDVVGFEKNDGITVYNIPQHEQKKRKLEKKKEMMEENDQVVDAVEVDNPASETWLMNNRKSPWAGKKEVVQGELTEEQKKYAEEHAKKKAEKEGVEREKGESHLDKSTFHGKEEKDYQGRSWIAPPKDAKASNDHCYIPKKLVHTWSGHTKGVSAIRFFPRHGHLILSAGMDTKVKIWDVFNSGKCLRTYMGHNKAVRDIYFTNDGTKFLSAGYDKNIKYWDTETGQVISTFSTGKIPYVVRLNPDDDKQNILLAGMSDKKIVQWDMNSGQITQEYDQHLGAVNTITFVDDNRRFVTSSDDKSLRVWEFGIPVVIKYISEPHMHSMPAISLHPNKNWLACQSLDNQILIYSTRERFQLNKKKRFAGHIVAGYACQVNFSPDGRFVMSGDGEGRCWFWDWKSCKVFRTLKCHDGVCIGSEWHPLEQSKVATCGWDGLIKYW